TATTACGCATGAACTCACTGCACGGGAGAGCGCGCATTCTGAGCCACATAGCCCTGTGCCTACGCTGAACCCGACCGAGGACATGCCGCATGTGCAGACGCTGAACCGGACAGAGGACGTGACAAGTTCTCCCCTGACCGCGTCCGCCGGAACCAGCACGGAACCTGCCCTGACCGTGTCCGCTGGAACCAATACGGAGCCTGCCCTGACCGTGTCCAAGGAAACCAGCACGGATGCCCCCCTGACCACCTCGGCTGGAACCAACACGGATCACACCCTGACCACGTCCACCGGGACCAGCACGGACCATGCCCGGGTCGCGTCAGCCGAGACCCAAACCGGGGCATCGGGCATGTCTCACATCCAGACGCTGAGCCGGACCGAGGACATGCCAAATGCTCCGCTGACAGCGTCCACGTCCACCGGATCCAACGCCGATCACACCTTTATCGCGTCCACCGGACCTAGCGCGGACCATGCCCGGGTCGCGTCAGCCGAGACCCACACCGAGGCATCGGGTGGATCATCGAAAGGTGCGCTGCTCGGCGTCCTGGCCGTCGGCACACCCGTCGTGGCTGCTGGGGCGGCGGCAGCGGGAGCCTATCTCGGTACCCATAGCAATGGTTCTGACGACAAAGCGGATCCGGCTCTGAAGCAGCCTGCTGACCTGCTGCCGCACGCCCCGGCACCGTTGCACACGGATGACCAGGCGCATCATCAGGTGCCGCACGACATTGGCCCGGTATCCTGAGGGATCGAGAAATGATGTCGCGGCATTCACAAGACCTGGCGCGCACTTCCCGACGGGGGCTGCGCGCGCGCTTGGGGCGCGTCACGCATGGCTTGATTGCGTGGCTTTTGGGCATCCCTACGAGCGCGGGTGGGGAGGACGGCCCCCAGACGTGGCGGGAAGCGGATCCTTCGGCTGACGCCGTCACCGCGAGCACGAGCGCTATGCTGGCCTTGCCGCGCGCCGCCTTTGAGCCGCAAGCGCCAGCTCTGCCGGCCGATGGACGCGAGGATAGCTCAGCGGCGGCACCACTGCTGGACGCAGCGGTCCATCGTCCAGTGCCGGTCATGCTGACCGAGCAGGACACGTCCACGTCCCAGGTCGGCATCGATCATTCCGCGCACGCCGATCACGCCTACGCGCCGGCAGATGAGGTGCGCGGCGCGGAAGATACCCATTCGGCGGCTGTACGAGACGAGATCGTCTCATAGAGCAGGGACGACTTGCGTTCGAGCAAGGCCCTGCTCAGCCGATGCTGCGGATGATGTGATTGTCCCAATGCCCGGCGGCCACGGGCAGCTCCCCGCCGGTAGATCCGCGCCATTGCCGTGCAATGCCGTGCAGGGACAGCGACCCGTCGCCGCTCGAGAGCAGGAAGCGATGCCGTCCCGCTGCAGCTATGCCGCAGCCGTCACTGATCTCAGCCGTATCCAGCAGGCGCCCGTCGGCCATGGACCAGAAGGTCATGATGCCGCCGCGCGGCGCAGAGATCCCCAGCACCGACCCGCTCTCGTCCAGCGCTGCCGAGCCGCAGTAATTGCTCATGCGGCGCAGCACCGGCTCGGATGCCTCGAGCAGCTGCGGCGCCTTGCCCCGCCAGATGAACACGAGCGGCGGCAAGTCGCTGCGCGGGCCTTCATACTGCATGGCCACCCCGATCTGCCCGGCGTCATTCACCGCCATATGGCGGATGGAAAGCTTGTGCAGTTCCCGCGGCAGCTTGACCTCGGATACGAGCTTGCCGGTGCGCGCATCCACCAGCACGAGCGAGGGGCTCATCTCCGGGATGTTCAGCTTGCGGCGGCCAAGATCGGGATGGGTGAGAATGCCGCCATTGGCGATGGCCAGTGTGTATCCGTCCGGCATCAGACGGATGTCGTGCGGGTCGATGCCGAAGGACGGGAACTCGCCGACCCGGCGGTAGCCGTCCCGTGCATCCCAGACGCCGATCACCCCGTCGCCGCTTTCATAGGCGTTTTCGGTCGTATAGAGCACGCGGCCCTTGCGGTCATAGATGCCGTGACCGAAGAAATGCCGGCCTTCGGGCGAAGAGAGGCTTGCCAGAACCCGCCCTGACCGGCGGTCGAACACCACTGCGAAGGTGCCGGGCCGCCGGGCGAAGATCACCGTGTCGGCGGCCACGGGCGAGAACGCGCCGCCATGGCCGCGCGCCGGCAGGCCGATGCGGGCACGCGTCTTGCCTTTGTCGTCGAACACCACCGCGAAGTGATCTTTGTCATCCCCGGTAAAGGCCGAGAGATAAAGCGGCGTCTGGGGCGCCTTGGCCAGAACCTCCGCCGCCCCGGCCAGCGGCAGGGCGGCAAGCCCGGCAAGAACGGCCCGCCGGTCGAGGGAAGACGCGCGGGCCATGCTCAATCTCCGTCCCGGGAATTGAAGCCAAGGGAAGCATCGAGGGCTG
Above is a window of Rhodoligotrophos defluvii DNA encoding:
- a CDS encoding DUF1513 domain-containing protein, producing MARASSLDRRAVLAGLAALPLAGAAEVLAKAPQTPLYLSAFTGDDKDHFAVVFDDKGKTRARIGLPARGHGGAFSPVAADTVIFARRPGTFAVVFDRRSGRVLASLSSPEGRHFFGHGIYDRKGRVLYTTENAYESGDGVIGVWDARDGYRRVGEFPSFGIDPHDIRLMPDGYTLAIANGGILTHPDLGRRKLNIPEMSPSLVLVDARTGKLVSEVKLPRELHKLSIRHMAVNDAGQIGVAMQYEGPRSDLPPLVFIWRGKAPQLLEASEPVLRRMSNYCGSAALDESGSVLGISAPRGGIMTFWSMADGRLLDTAEISDGCGIAAAGRHRFLLSSGDGSLSLHGIARQWRGSTGGELPVAAGHWDNHIIRSIG